In the Micromonospora narathiwatensis genome, one interval contains:
- a CDS encoding thiamine pyrophosphate-dependent dehydrogenase E1 component subunit alpha yields the protein MTHSDPVRLYRTVRLIRRFEERAVELVRAGEIVGGIHPYLGQEGIAAGVCAALRDDDLVTGTHRGHGHVLAKGADPARMLAELCGRLTGLNRGRGGSMHAADFGVGVLGANAIVGAAGAILTGAVWARRRRGDDLVGATFFGDGAVNEGMLLEAFNLAALWRVPVLFVCENNGYATTMPVAGAVAGSIAGRAAAFGMPATAVDGQDPEEVRDATAAAVARMRAGGGPELVEAHTYRFDAHHTFEHVVRLDYRPPEEVARGRSRDPVAIQGARLPADVRAAVDAEVEATLAAAVEYALASPAPDPATALDHLYASGLTARTGGG from the coding sequence GTGACCCACTCCGACCCGGTCCGGCTCTACCGCACGGTACGGCTGATCCGCCGCTTCGAGGAACGGGCCGTCGAACTGGTCCGTGCCGGGGAGATCGTCGGCGGCATCCACCCGTACCTCGGGCAGGAGGGGATCGCCGCCGGGGTCTGCGCCGCGCTGCGCGACGACGACCTGGTGACCGGCACCCACCGCGGGCACGGGCACGTGCTCGCCAAGGGCGCCGACCCGGCCCGGATGCTCGCCGAGCTCTGCGGCCGGCTCACCGGGCTCAACCGGGGCCGGGGCGGGTCGATGCACGCGGCCGACTTCGGCGTCGGGGTGCTCGGCGCCAACGCGATCGTCGGGGCCGCCGGCGCGATCCTCACCGGAGCGGTGTGGGCGCGCCGGCGGCGCGGCGACGACCTGGTGGGGGCGACCTTCTTCGGCGACGGCGCGGTCAACGAGGGGATGCTGCTGGAGGCGTTCAACCTGGCCGCGCTCTGGCGGGTGCCGGTGCTGTTCGTCTGCGAGAACAACGGCTACGCCACCACGATGCCGGTCGCCGGCGCGGTCGCCGGCAGCATCGCCGGCCGCGCCGCCGCCTTCGGCATGCCGGCCACCGCCGTCGACGGGCAGGACCCCGAGGAGGTACGCGACGCCACCGCCGCCGCCGTCGCCCGGATGCGCGCCGGCGGCGGCCCGGAGCTGGTCGAGGCCCACACCTACCGGTTCGACGCCCACCACACCTTCGAACACGTGGTGCGCCTCGACTACCGGCCGCCCGAGGAGGTGGCCCGGGGCCGCTCCCGCGACCCGGTCGCCATCCAGGGCGCGCGGCTGCCCGCCGACGTACGGGCGGCCGTCGACGCCGAGGTCGAGGCGACCCTGGCCGCCGCCGTCGAGTACGCCCTGGCCAGCCCCGCGCCCGACCCGGCCACCGCCCTCGACCACCTGTACGCCAGCGGGCTGACCGCCCGGACCGGAGGTGGCTGA
- a CDS encoding alpha-ketoacid dehydrogenase subunit beta: MPRLSYRRALTRALADEMTRDESVFLLGEDIRVAAANVTSGLLKRFGPERVRDTPLSEQAFTSFATGAALAGLRPVIEFQIPSLLFLVFEQIVNHAHKFPLMTGGQCAVPVTYLVPGSGSRTGWAGQHSDHPYSLFAHVGVTTVVPATPADAYGLLVSAIRCVDPVVVFAPAGAMDLRADVTDLVPVPLGRGVVRRPGTDVTVVAVGHLVHDALAVAEELADQVSVEVFDPRTLYPFDRDGLVESVSRTGRLVVLDDSNRSCGIAGEIIATVVERVRLAAPPRRVTRPDGAVLPFAPALDRAVQPGRDQLTAAIQLTMKDG; the protein is encoded by the coding sequence ATGCCCCGGCTGTCCTACCGCAGGGCGCTCACCCGGGCGCTCGCCGACGAGATGACCCGCGACGAGTCGGTCTTCCTGCTCGGCGAGGACATCCGGGTGGCCGCCGCGAACGTCACCTCCGGCCTGCTCAAGCGGTTCGGGCCGGAGCGGGTGCGCGACACTCCCCTGTCCGAGCAGGCGTTCACCAGCTTCGCCACCGGGGCCGCGTTGGCCGGGCTGCGACCGGTCATCGAGTTCCAGATCCCGTCGCTGCTGTTCCTGGTCTTCGAGCAGATCGTCAACCATGCGCACAAGTTCCCGCTGATGACCGGCGGTCAGTGCGCCGTGCCGGTCACCTATCTGGTGCCCGGGTCCGGCTCGCGGACCGGGTGGGCCGGGCAGCACTCCGACCACCCGTACAGCCTGTTCGCCCACGTCGGGGTGACCACGGTGGTGCCGGCCACCCCGGCGGACGCGTACGGGCTGCTGGTGTCGGCGATCCGCTGCGTCGACCCGGTGGTGGTGTTCGCCCCCGCCGGGGCGATGGACCTGCGCGCCGACGTGACCGACCTGGTTCCGGTGCCGCTCGGCCGGGGCGTGGTCCGCCGGCCCGGGACCGACGTCACCGTGGTCGCGGTCGGGCACCTGGTGCACGACGCGCTCGCCGTCGCCGAGGAGCTGGCCGACCAGGTGTCGGTGGAGGTCTTCGACCCCCGGACGCTGTACCCGTTCGACCGGGACGGCCTCGTCGAGTCCGTGTCCCGCACCGGGCGCCTCGTCGTGCTGGACGACTCCAACCGGTCCTGCGGCATCGCCGGCGAGATCATCGCCACCGTGGTCGAGCGGGTACGGCTGGCCGCGCCGCCGCGCCGGGTGACCCGCCCGGACGGCGCGGTGCTGCCCTTCGCGCCCGCCCTGGACCGGGCCGTGCAGCCCGGCCGGGACCAGCTCACCGCCGCCATCCAACTGACCATGAAGGACGGATGA
- a CDS encoding SGNH/GDSL hydrolase family protein, whose translation MGSTLNEATDPHCLREGESATLLRGHPWRRFVVLGDSVAEGMCEPVEGYSDLQWADRVAAELRTVRPELTYLNLGRRGLRAYEVRATQLAAALAFGPDLALVVCGGNDAFRPGYDPDAVDVELAAMITTLQRAGADVITVGMFDVSHSPAVPPAMRAGLGERMRRLSTHTGRLARRLGTLHVHLTDHPAVADPSLYSSDGRHGSARSDAIAAAETLRVVGARLGAPVDRGP comes from the coding sequence GTGGGATCGACGTTGAACGAAGCGACCGATCCGCACTGCCTCCGGGAAGGCGAGAGCGCGACGCTGTTGCGGGGGCATCCGTGGCGGCGGTTCGTGGTGCTGGGCGACAGCGTGGCCGAGGGGATGTGCGAGCCGGTCGAGGGCTACTCCGACCTTCAGTGGGCGGACCGGGTCGCCGCCGAGCTGCGCACGGTCCGGCCCGAGCTGACGTACCTCAACCTCGGGCGGCGCGGGCTGCGGGCGTACGAGGTGCGGGCGACGCAGCTGGCCGCGGCGCTCGCGTTCGGCCCGGACCTGGCGCTGGTGGTCTGCGGCGGCAACGACGCCTTCCGCCCCGGGTACGACCCGGATGCCGTCGACGTCGAGCTGGCCGCGATGATCACCACGCTCCAGCGCGCGGGGGCGGACGTCATCACGGTCGGGATGTTCGACGTCTCGCACAGCCCCGCGGTGCCGCCCGCGATGCGGGCCGGCCTCGGTGAGCGGATGCGTCGGCTCTCGACCCACACCGGCCGGCTGGCCCGGCGGCTCGGCACCCTGCACGTGCACCTGACCGACCATCCGGCGGTGGCGGACCCGTCTCTCTACAGCAGCGACGGCCGGCACGGCAGCGCCCGCAGCGACGCCATCGCCGCCGCCGAAACGCTGCGGGTGGTGGGTGCCCGGCTCGGCGCGCCCGTCGACCGCGGCCCCTGA
- a CDS encoding MmcQ/YjbR family DNA-binding protein, with protein MATWDDVRRSALALPETTERGSYDDLPAWRVRDKPFVWDRPLRPADRVALGDAAPNGPILGVRVPDLGAKEALLADDPEVYFTVPHLDGYPAVLVRLDRIGIDELTELVTEAWYARAPKRLAAAHRDAAS; from the coding sequence ATGGCGACCTGGGACGACGTACGCCGCAGCGCGCTCGCCCTGCCCGAGACGACCGAGCGCGGCTCGTACGACGACCTGCCGGCCTGGCGGGTCCGTGACAAGCCTTTCGTCTGGGACCGTCCGCTGCGCCCCGCCGACCGGGTGGCCCTCGGCGACGCCGCCCCCAACGGCCCGATCCTCGGCGTCCGCGTGCCCGACCTGGGTGCCAAGGAGGCGCTGCTCGCCGACGACCCCGAGGTCTACTTCACCGTCCCGCACCTCGACGGGTACCCGGCGGTGCTGGTCCGCCTCGACCGGATCGGGATCGACGAGCTGACCGAGCTGGTCACCGAGGCGTGGTACGCCCGCGCCCCGAAGCGGCTCGCCGCCGCCCACCGGGACGCCGCCAGCTGA
- a CDS encoding MFS transporter, with amino-acid sequence MNPRRELYTLVGADLLSNLGTRVSVVAIPWLVLETTGSPTRMGLVAAAETLPYMLSSALATPWADRFGVRRTAVTVDAASAAAMAVVALAPWLGFGALLALVAVAGGLRGIGDRVKHVLFKPAAERAGVPLIRLTSAYDGLARGMTLFGAVLGGLLIDWVGVTRAIWIDAATFAACALLIGLLVRPPAPADPAPRESYLRALRGGFGYLRTDRTLLTMLVVVSASNMFANASVAVWIPLWVNRVLGDPAGFGLVLGVFSGGALLGNLLFTLAGTRLPRRATFALGLALSGTPRLLALALSDNLFVVLAVTFVSGIAIAAVNPLLGTALYERVPESLQTRVLGISGSVAFLGLPVGALIGGWSVAALGFAPALLVMAAACLVLTVGPLLLARAGADRPAAEPAVSTPA; translated from the coding sequence GTGAACCCGCGCCGCGAGCTGTACACCCTGGTCGGCGCCGATCTGCTGTCCAACCTGGGCACCCGGGTCTCGGTGGTGGCCATCCCCTGGCTGGTGCTGGAGACCACCGGCAGCCCGACCCGAATGGGCCTGGTCGCGGCGGCGGAGACCCTGCCGTACATGCTCTCCAGCGCGCTGGCGACGCCGTGGGCGGACCGGTTCGGGGTGCGGCGTACCGCCGTCACGGTGGACGCGGCCAGCGCGGCGGCGATGGCGGTGGTGGCGCTCGCCCCCTGGCTGGGGTTCGGGGCGCTGCTGGCGCTGGTCGCGGTGGCCGGCGGGCTGCGCGGCATCGGCGACCGCGTCAAGCACGTGCTGTTCAAGCCCGCCGCCGAGCGGGCCGGCGTGCCGCTGATCCGGCTCACCTCCGCCTACGACGGGCTGGCCCGGGGCATGACACTGTTCGGGGCGGTGCTCGGCGGGCTGCTCATCGACTGGGTGGGGGTGACCCGGGCGATCTGGATCGACGCGGCCACCTTCGCGGCCTGCGCGCTGCTGATCGGCCTGCTGGTCCGCCCGCCCGCGCCGGCGGACCCGGCGCCCCGGGAGAGCTACCTGCGCGCGCTGCGCGGCGGCTTCGGTTACCTGCGTACCGATCGGACGCTGCTGACCATGCTGGTCGTGGTCTCGGCGTCGAACATGTTCGCCAACGCCAGCGTCGCGGTGTGGATCCCGCTCTGGGTGAACCGGGTGCTCGGCGACCCGGCGGGCTTCGGCCTGGTGCTCGGGGTGTTCTCCGGCGGGGCGCTGCTGGGCAACCTGCTCTTCACCCTGGCCGGGACGAGGTTGCCCCGGCGGGCCACGTTTGCGCTCGGGCTGGCGCTCAGCGGCACGCCCCGGCTGTTGGCGCTGGCCCTCAGCGACAACCTGTTCGTGGTGCTCGCCGTCACGTTCGTGTCCGGCATCGCGATCGCGGCGGTGAACCCACTGCTCGGCACGGCCCTGTACGAGCGGGTGCCGGAGTCGTTGCAGACGCGGGTGCTCGGCATCTCCGGATCGGTGGCGTTCCTCGGCCTGCCGGTGGGGGCGCTGATCGGCGGCTGGTCGGTGGCGGCGCTCGGGTTTGCCCCGGCGCTGCTGGTGATGGCGGCGGCCTGCCTGGTGCTGACCGTCGGGCCGCTGCTGCTGGCCCGCGCCGGGGCGGACCGGCCGGCGGCGGAACCGGCGGTGTCGACGCCGGCCTGA